The following are encoded together in the Juglans microcarpa x Juglans regia isolate MS1-56 chromosome 2D, Jm3101_v1.0, whole genome shotgun sequence genome:
- the LOC121249523 gene encoding uncharacterized protein LOC121249523 — protein MKSAKEDLYEFANAQAYQQQLQWSVANNSRVDKWRKPAESWVKANWDTVMNVQLKKVGLGVIIRDADGEVLACMCSVVDSLQKPNAVETMALKRTGHLCVELGLSKVILDGDSQ, from the coding sequence atgAAATCTGCAAAAGAGGATCTCTATGAGTTTGCGAATGCACAAGCATATCAGCAACAACTTCAGTGGTCAGTGGCCAACAATAGTAGGGTTGATAAATGGAGAAAACCAGCTGAGTCATGGGTTAAAGCTAATTGGGATACAGTTATGAATGTTCAACTCAAAAAAGTGGGGCTTGGTGTGATTATAAGAGATGCTGATGGAGAAGTATTGGCTTGTATGTGTTCTGTGGTGGACTCTCTGCAGAAACCAAATGCTGTCGAAACTATGGCGCTTAAGAGAACTGGTCATTTGTGTGTAGAACTTGGACTCTCAAAGGTAATTCTGGACGGTGATTCACAATGA